The following DNA comes from Mucilaginibacter jinjuensis.
TGGTTATGTTTTTTCTAAAAAGCAACTTATCCATGAACATCCCTGAGGAGTTTTTATCTGCATGAAGGACAAAATGACCTAATTCATGTGCAATCGAAAAACGTCTTCTTACACTTGATTCATTAGGATTATAACCTATAGTTGCACCATCTTCGTTTATTACAAGCACGCCTGATATGTCCTCCTGAAACGGATAGTCAAGTACTTTTAAACCTATTGATTTTGCAACTTGTTCAACATCAATAGGGACGGTGATTATATTATTTTCATTCAAAACTTTATCAATAAACTCATTGGTAAGGTCTTGGTAACTAATCTGCTTCATCATCGAATTTATTTTTTAATTTGATTGAGGAAATTACTGAATTCAATTAATGATCTTTTATCAATTTCTCTTCCTTGAATATTCTCTGTGTCTGTCGAAGAAGAAAAATGATATGCTGATGTTAGCGAATCTAATGTTACGTTAAATTTTTCAACAATTAAATAAAGTTGGTAGATCGATGGTTTTTGTTTCCCATTTTCGATATTGACGACTGATACCCTCGATAAGCTCAGAATCTCACCAAGCTGTTCTTGA
Coding sequences within:
- a CDS encoding ImmA/IrrE family metallo-endopeptidase, which codes for MMKQISYQDLTNEFIDKVLNENNIITVPIDVEQVAKSIGLKVLDYPFQEDISGVLVINEDGATIGYNPNESSVRRRFSIAHELGHFVLHADKNSSGMFMDKLLFRKNITTYSTKEEAIEREANYFAANLLMPQELVISEVNKLNPNKDDEENIKVLAKKFDVSVSAMTYRLVNLGIYYK
- a CDS encoding helix-turn-helix transcriptional regulator encodes the protein MKIEEEAFYKVLGEKIASERKKVGMTQEQLGEILSLSRVSVVNIENGKQKPSIYQLYLIVEKFNVTLDSLTSAYHFSSSTDTENIQGREIDKRSLIEFSNFLNQIKK